The genomic DNA ACATAACGACACAAGCAAAACAAACTGGTAACTATAGCCTTACAAATCAAACAATTAATTAAAACCTTGATCAAAAAATTCATTATCGAGCACAATTATTTTTTATACTGACTAAAATTGAATAATCAATCTTGGTAGTAAGCTGGTCATACTGAGTTAAACCGATAACGATATGCTGTCTATCTGCTTAATTAAATAGTGAAAAATGGCAATAAGCTCAATTAAACACCACACAACTAAGCGCGATAATGTTGACTAACCTGCAGATAAACATAACCCTTTTTATAACATTCTCGACTGCTAAAAAGGAATATTTGCAGATTAAATCAGCAACAAATTAAGTTGATCAACATCACAGTTCCCATTTGAGAAGTCCTATAACAATCGAGAATATGCATGTTTATATCATTATGTTACCGTGGCGCAATGCTAAATTAGCCTATACACAAGAAAATTAGTCAATAAAAATTAGTTATTACAATCAAGTAAATGAGCCTAAATCGGGCGGCAACTAACCCGGCGTCTGATTTTCCCCTTAAGACAAACTGAGGTGAAATATGGATATATCTAACACGTCGCGCCGGACCTTTATTAAGCAATGTGTGATTGGTGGAGTCGCCGTTTATTCAGCGCCTTTACTGTGGGAAATGAGTCGGGCCAATGCGTCTATCGTTTCTCCTGAACTGGCAGCCCAATGGCAAACTCAGATTAATGGTCAATCCAAACCCAAGTTTCGCAACGATGGCATAGCCAAAGTGACAGGCCAAAAAGTCTATGGCCGAGACTACCGCGCAATGGACATGGCAGGCTGGCCAAAACAGCAAGGCTACGCTTTTATCTTGCGCGCCGCCGATGCATCCCATGTTTATCAAGGATTTTCCCTCGACCACCTCCCGGCTTCGGCTAAACCCTATAAAGTGATCACTGCGGCGGATCTTATTCGCGACAAGGTTAAGCTGCCCGAGTTTTACGGTGACAATATGTTACTGCCAGAGGGACAAACCGCAGATTATCTTGGTCATGCGGTTGCGATATTATTATTCGATAGTTTTCCTGCATTTAAACAAGCTAAGTCATTGTTGCAGTTCGATAATACCTTATTGCGCTTTGGTGAAAAAACGCCCTTTGTGTCAGACACTAAAGACCCTTATGCCAGCTGGCGTCTTATTCGGGTTGAAGGCGAAAATGGTGCCCGTGAAGATACTTATAGCCCACTACACGATGGACTATTTTTCCCCAGCGTTAAGCACCACAAACCGGTATGGTCAGGTGATGCTAATGCTCAAGGCTCGGTTTCTGAGCGCGGGCTGTATTATGCTGGCGAGATAGAAAAACAGATTGCGAGTGCCAAAGCAGATCAACAGTGGCAAGTATTAGAGCGCGAATATCGCACCCAAATCATCGACCCGATGATGATGGAACCAGAAGCCTTTAACGGCTGGTTTGATGCTGCTAGCCAAACCTTCCATACGGTTATCACCTCGCAATCTCCACAAGACTTTCAAGAGATGGCCGTACACATGCTGTCATCTGGGCCACTGGCGGGCAAGGTTAAACATCTAGTGGTGCATTCGCCTTATATTGGCGGCGGTTTTGGCGCCAAAGATCATTCGATATTTCCTTATTATGGCGTGCTCGCAGCCATTTATGCCACCGGCCCTGTGCGCTTAGCCAATGACCGCTTTGAACAATTTCAATCAGGTCTTAAGCGTCACCCTTTCACGATGAAGAGTCGCTTAGCCGTCGATAAAGCGACCCTAAAAATCCAAGCATTAACCTCACAGATGACCGTCGATGGTGGCGGTCGAGTCAATTTTAGCCCGTCGGTGACCTCCGTTGGGGCGACGGCGATTCAAAGTATTTACTACACGCCACGCAATGATATTATCGCCACAGCCTATGCATCACGTAACCCAGATGCAGGCTCGATGCGCGGTTATGGCACGTTGCAATCGATGACGGCAATGGAGGGCATGATCCACGAAATGGCAGCCGAGTTAGATGTTGATCCGTTTAAACTGCGCGCGGCTAACGTGATGGAGTCTGGGCAGCGTAATACCCAAGGCGCTATCCCCAATGGCACCCTAAGATATCGTGAAATGCTCGACATGGCAGAACAAGACCCTGTGTGGCAAAACCGCGCAGCCAATAAGACTCGTTATGAGGCTAAATACCCTGGCATGCGTTATGGCGTAGGCTTTGGCATTGCCACAAAAGATTATGGTACAGGTGCGGCGGCGCCAAGTGCGGCGGTTAGATTATCTAAAGACGGTAAAATAACCCTGGATATCGGCTTTATCGAAATGGGCACTGGTACCCAAACATCTCAAGCCGTGATCGTCAGCGATGCCTTAGGCAACTTTGCCCATGAGGTAAACCTCGCCAAGATAGACATCTGGGATGCCATGCAATTAGTGCAAACCGACAATCCTTATATTATTTCACAGCAACGTCAAGATGAAATGACGGCTAATCCACGTTGGACGCCAGTAAAAGCCATGGCATCGTCGGCGTCTATGTCGGCCTATTACCAAAGCCATGTGACCCGCATTGCCGCCGAGATTATCTATCGCCACGGACTCTGGCCTGCGGCTGTGTCTATTTGGAACGAGTTGTATTTTAACACCCCAATGGGCGCAACCAATCTCAATCACGCTCGCGACGGCCGCTGGGTCGACGGTAAACTTACCGCTATGGGCTTCCCGCCACTGGCGATCGATATTCTCGCTAAACGCGCCCACGACATGGGCTTAGTGGTTGGCGTAATGGGCCATGCCTTTAATCGCTGGGCTTGGGCCGAAGCTGATTTTGAGATCCTTGGCACCAAAGAACGCATTGCACTGGATGCGTTGGCGCTGCAATACGGCCAAAGTAATCAATATCATGGCAATGCTGCTCGCCAAGCCAGTATGAATTCTAATGGTTATCACTTAATCGACCGTCAAGCTATGCGCTACCCTAAGGCCGAGCTTAATAATGCCATGGTGACTTACTATGCCCCGTGCGCAACCTTGGTTGAAGTGGCGGTAAATGAAGGCAATGGTGAAGTCACACTGCTGAGCTCTCATACTTGGTTAGAAGCCGGTAAAGTGATTGTGAATGAGTTAGTTGAAGGCCAAATTCAAGGCGGTCTTGCCATGGGGATTGGCCATGCTCTGCATGAGGAATTACCGCCATTTGAAGCAGGGGCAGGTAATGGTACTTGGAACCTCAATCGTTATAAGGTGCCGTTAGCAAGGCATGTTGGCGTTTGGAGCCAGAGACATACCATCTTAGCGCCATTATCCGAAACAGATCCGAATCGCGGCATTGCCGAGGTGGTGATGATCCCTGTCGTTTCCGCACTGGTTGAGGCCGTTTATCAGGCTACCGCAGTGCGCTTTTACGAATTACCAATAACAGCGAAAAAAATTAAGGAGGCCATGGCATGAGCCAGTCAATTGAACTAACTATTAATAACCAAGCCGTTGGCCCGATTGAAGTCGGCGATGGCGTCATGATGATTGAATTCTTGCATGAATATTTAAACCTTACCGGCACTAAGTTTGGCTGCGGCGCAGGTGTATGCCATGCCTGCACTGTGATAGTTGACGACAACCTAGGAGTGAGTGAGGTTGTACGTACTTGCATCAATGGTGTCGAGCGTTTCAATGGCAAACATATCCGCACAGTAGAAGGTCATGCCAAGCAGAACGCCCAAGGCGAGATCACCGCGCTTAGCCCTGTGCAACAAGCCTTTTTGGAACATTTCTCGTTTCAATGTGGTTGGTGTACCTCTGGCTTTGTCAATGAATCGACCGCACTGCTAGAACGACTTGAGCGTAAACCTATCGCCAAAGATCAAGTTGAACACGTAATAGAAGAGGCCTTGAGTGAACACGTATGCCGCTGCACTGGCTATGTAAAATATTATGCGGCGATGAAAGATTTGATCCTCAAGACTGAGGGGCTAACCCTGTCATGAAACCATCATATTTGAGTTATTTAGCTCGCTTTAACAAGGCTCGACATCAGCTAAGTCAGGATCTATTACTAACCTTGGGTTTGAGTTTATTGGCATTTTCCTGCAGTGCTGCCAATGACGCAGGCGAAGGCGCAATAGAACGTGGCGCTTATTTGATGAAGATAGGCGACTGTGTGGCCTGCCATACGAGTGTTGGTGGCCGTGAATTAACCGGTGGATTGCCGTTCGAAACCCCGTTTGGGGCGGTGTATTCGACCAATATCACCCCAGACAAAGATACCGGTATTGGTCAATACAGCTATGATGACTTTTTTGATGCCATGCATCATGGTGTCGGCATTAACGGCAATCTGTATCCTGCGATGCCCTACACTTCTTATAGTCTGTTAACGAATGAAGATACTAAAGCGATTTACGCCTATTTGATGAGCACTAAACCCATCAAGCAAGCTAATCTCGACAATGATGTCTCTTTCCCCTTTAACGTACGATTTGGCCTCAAGGCATGGAATTTAGTCGCCCACGATGCCGAGGTATTTGCCCCTAAGCAAGACAAGAGTGAATCTTGGAACCGCGGTAATTACTTAGTCAATGCTTTAGGCCATTGTGCTGAATGTCACACTCCAAGAGACAGCCTATTTGCCATGGAGCAAGACAAACACTTTCAAGGTGCTGTCATTGAAGGGCTAGAGGCATCGGACATTACGCCAGCCGAGCTTAATCGACAAAATTGGACTCATGACGATTTAAAGTCTTTGTTTACTGAGGGTTATTCTCGCAAGGGCACCGTCTTTGGTGGCATGTATCCCGTGGTGTATCACAGCTTTAGTCATTTAACCGATACAGACATGTTTGCCGTTAGCAGTTACCTGCTCGATACCGACGAAAAGATCGAAGCGAAAGCGCTTACCTTTAACGGCCACCAGCGTGAACTGCCAGGATATAAGCTGTACATGGGATACTGCGCCGGTTGTCATGGTCAAAAAGGTGAGGGTCGACCTAATGTTGCTCCGGCAATGGCCGGTAACGCCACATTAGGTAAAGCTAGCCCACACAATATCGTTGCTGTGATGCTAAAAGGGATAAAGAGTCAACATTACAACACCACCACCAGCTTTTATGCCATGCCAGCTTATGCTGATAAGTTAAGCGACGAGCAGCTAAGAGATTTAGCCAACTATCTGCGAGTGACATGGAGTACTCAGCCAGGGGATCTAGATATGAACACTATCAATGATTTGAAAGAAGTGATATTCGAGCATGGTTAAGCGTTTGAATTATTGGTTTTGAATCATTGGTTTTGAATCATGTGGAAAATAGGTGTTACACAAAAGCCGACATCAAGTCGGCTTTTTATTTTAATAACGCTAGCGGTAAGCAAACTCTTGAGCAGTTATCGGCAAAGGGCAAAAATTCATTTTGGCTAAAGCCATGAATCTATACTAAGCCCGATTGACCTTGTAATGGCTTTCGCCTAACAAGATATTAGCCAAAAAGATTACAACACATCGTTAAGATCTTGTATTGCATCGATCACCATACCAGTACCTATGCTAATCAACAGCAAATCAGTACCCACACGGACAATCTTCTGCCCTTCTGGTGTGCGCCCTAGCTGAAGAGTCAGTGCTGGAGGCACATCATAGTACACAACATCCGCAGGCAAATGTTGACCTTTATGCCATTGCTTAACATTACCCGGTGGTTGGCAGCCATTGTGTTTCTTGGCTAACCCTGGAGGACAATGCTTAGCATCACGGGTGGTATAATAGTAATTTTTAATCACGACTTGGCGATCATTACTAAAATAGACCTCGTAGTTACTGTCATTGTGATGTTCATGCTTTTTTTGATGTTTTTCAGATTTGTGCTTGCCGCTATTACCGTGTGACTCGTGGTCTTTAGCAACACTTTGACCTGTAGAAAACACCATTAACGTGCTAAAAATGATAAGTGGTATTACATGGCGATTCATAAAATTGATTCCTTTGCGATTAAATAGGCGCTTGTCATAATGCTTAACGAGCGATAATGCCTTACCGATAAAAAAAACCAAATACGATTAGTGATACGGTTACTATAGGTGCAAATGTAGTCGTATTCAGCGCAATTGTCGACTCTAATTTATATTATCGATATCAGTGTTAAAACCCGCATCGGCGGCAACAAAAACCACCTCTGTTTTAGCCTTATATCATCCCTTAACTCATCCAAATCATATTCCGCAAAACAATAACAAAATAGCGGCACTTACTATAGTGAATAAGCCTTAATCTAGAAGCATGAGCGCCTAAAAACAAATCAAACCGTTGATTTAAAGTTAATTCACTTGAACACAGCAAAGCTAAATATTAATGGAATAACAAAATAACGAGACGATTGCGATATTGGCTCAAAACGGCTAATGAAAAAAAGCGGCAGCGACCCCTTTGGCGACCTTATCGTTTTGATAGCGCTTAGGAAAATGATGTGCGGCTGGGTCAGTTCTTCTATAATTATGTAGCGTATATAGAGTACAGAGGCAACAGCCATAAAAGAGAACCCTAACCGTTAACTTAACTTCATTGCAGCAAAATCTGGCCTGGGTAGCTTATCCAAAATACTGTATAAATACATCACCACCAAGGACAATATAGCGCCGATAATAAATAACCAATATCCACCGAGATGATCCAAAATAATCCCGCCACCCAATGGCGCAAACGCAAAGCCAATTTCATAAAATGATGCCGCGCCAAAATACGCACCACGCAAATGCTTAGGGGCTAGCCTGTCAATGTGCACATTCATAGTCGGGAACAAAATGGTTTCGGCTAGGCTTATGACAATAACGGCGCCAATCCAGCCCCAAAATAAATCGATAGGGTTATACGCTAACCAAACTTGTGAGCACACCAATAGTATCAGTCCAAACTGAATACGATGAACCAAACTATAGCCGGCCATTAATCTTAATAGTAAAAATTGGGTTGAGATGATCACCAATGCATTAGTAAAAATCATCGCTGAAATCAATGTCAGTAAATTAGGTGCATTCGCGCGGGTGAGGTATTGGATAAGCGAACTGTCCATTTGCGCATAAATGAACATACACAAAATATTGGCAACGATAAGACATTGGAGCAATTTATCCTGCTGTAAAATCGTTATTATTTGCTGCCGACTGATGAACGCAGGAATAAGCTCATCGGGCACCTGTTCTGTTGTCGATGGGATGGTTTGACAAGCTTGGTGCCTAAAGCCCCAAAATAACAATCCCAGCAATGCGGCAAAAGCGGCGGCAGTAATGTAAAAGCTCGATTGTTTTCCGGTTAAGCCTAACCACACACCTAACATTGGGCCGACAGCGCAGCCTACGTTAACGACGAAATACAATGACTGCATCGCCAGTTCACGAGTTTTAGGGTCATCAATGATGTCACCAATAGTAGCAGACGTGAGTGGTCGCCATAACGAGGTGGCAATCGAACACAGTGTCATCACCACCACATAGCCTTTGACTGAATCAACTTGTGCCAGCAATGAAAACGAGATGATATAAAGCACACCCGTAAGATACATTAGCTTGTGGCGACCGATCCGGTCAGACAATGCACTCCCCATAAAACTGGTAAATACCGAAATAATCGCTGCACTCGACAGTACTAAGCCTACTTCAGTGGCGGTTAAGGCAAATTTTTCATACAAGATAACAGCCAAAAAGGGCCACACCATGTAATAACTGCCACGGGTAATAAATGACCCAAACAATAATATCCACATTAATCGTGGAAATTGCTTAAACCGCGCTA from Shewanella psychromarinicola includes the following:
- a CDS encoding MFS transporter — protein: MHSDVSLARFKQFPRLMWILLFGSFITRGSYYMVWPFLAVILYEKFALTATEVGLVLSSAAIISVFTSFMGSALSDRIGRHKLMYLTGVLYIISFSLLAQVDSVKGYVVVMTLCSIATSLWRPLTSATIGDIIDDPKTRELAMQSLYFVVNVGCAVGPMLGVWLGLTGKQSSFYITAAAFAALLGLLFWGFRHQACQTIPSTTEQVPDELIPAFISRQQIITILQQDKLLQCLIVANILCMFIYAQMDSSLIQYLTRANAPNLLTLISAMIFTNALVIISTQFLLLRLMAGYSLVHRIQFGLILLVCSQVWLAYNPIDLFWGWIGAVIVISLAETILFPTMNVHIDRLAPKHLRGAYFGAASFYEIGFAFAPLGGGIILDHLGGYWLFIIGAILSLVVMYLYSILDKLPRPDFAAMKLS
- a CDS encoding (2Fe-2S)-binding protein, encoding MSQSIELTINNQAVGPIEVGDGVMMIEFLHEYLNLTGTKFGCGAGVCHACTVIVDDNLGVSEVVRTCINGVERFNGKHIRTVEGHAKQNAQGEITALSPVQQAFLEHFSFQCGWCTSGFVNESTALLERLERKPIAKDQVEHVIEEALSEHVCRCTGYVKYYAAMKDLILKTEGLTLS
- a CDS encoding xanthine dehydrogenase family protein molybdopterin-binding subunit, coding for MDISNTSRRTFIKQCVIGGVAVYSAPLLWEMSRANASIVSPELAAQWQTQINGQSKPKFRNDGIAKVTGQKVYGRDYRAMDMAGWPKQQGYAFILRAADASHVYQGFSLDHLPASAKPYKVITAADLIRDKVKLPEFYGDNMLLPEGQTADYLGHAVAILLFDSFPAFKQAKSLLQFDNTLLRFGEKTPFVSDTKDPYASWRLIRVEGENGAREDTYSPLHDGLFFPSVKHHKPVWSGDANAQGSVSERGLYYAGEIEKQIASAKADQQWQVLEREYRTQIIDPMMMEPEAFNGWFDAASQTFHTVITSQSPQDFQEMAVHMLSSGPLAGKVKHLVVHSPYIGGGFGAKDHSIFPYYGVLAAIYATGPVRLANDRFEQFQSGLKRHPFTMKSRLAVDKATLKIQALTSQMTVDGGGRVNFSPSVTSVGATAIQSIYYTPRNDIIATAYASRNPDAGSMRGYGTLQSMTAMEGMIHEMAAELDVDPFKLRAANVMESGQRNTQGAIPNGTLRYREMLDMAEQDPVWQNRAANKTRYEAKYPGMRYGVGFGIATKDYGTGAAAPSAAVRLSKDGKITLDIGFIEMGTGTQTSQAVIVSDALGNFAHEVNLAKIDIWDAMQLVQTDNPYIISQQRQDEMTANPRWTPVKAMASSASMSAYYQSHVTRIAAEIIYRHGLWPAAVSIWNELYFNTPMGATNLNHARDGRWVDGKLTAMGFPPLAIDILAKRAHDMGLVVGVMGHAFNRWAWAEADFEILGTKERIALDALALQYGQSNQYHGNAARQASMNSNGYHLIDRQAMRYPKAELNNAMVTYYAPCATLVEVAVNEGNGEVTLLSSHTWLEAGKVIVNELVEGQIQGGLAMGIGHALHEELPPFEAGAGNGTWNLNRYKVPLARHVGVWSQRHTILAPLSETDPNRGIAEVVMIPVVSALVEAVYQATAVRFYELPITAKKIKEAMA
- a CDS encoding c-type cytochrome produces the protein MKPSYLSYLARFNKARHQLSQDLLLTLGLSLLAFSCSAANDAGEGAIERGAYLMKIGDCVACHTSVGGRELTGGLPFETPFGAVYSTNITPDKDTGIGQYSYDDFFDAMHHGVGINGNLYPAMPYTSYSLLTNEDTKAIYAYLMSTKPIKQANLDNDVSFPFNVRFGLKAWNLVAHDAEVFAPKQDKSESWNRGNYLVNALGHCAECHTPRDSLFAMEQDKHFQGAVIEGLEASDITPAELNRQNWTHDDLKSLFTEGYSRKGTVFGGMYPVVYHSFSHLTDTDMFAVSSYLLDTDEKIEAKALTFNGHQRELPGYKLYMGYCAGCHGQKGEGRPNVAPAMAGNATLGKASPHNIVAVMLKGIKSQHYNTTTSFYAMPAYADKLSDEQLRDLANYLRVTWSTQPGDLDMNTINDLKEVIFEHG